In Zingiber officinale cultivar Zhangliang chromosome 3B, Zo_v1.1, whole genome shotgun sequence, a single window of DNA contains:
- the LOC122055059 gene encoding pentatricopeptide repeat-containing protein ELI1, chloroplastic-like, with amino-acid sequence MRARGVSKEPRWSWMEEGGAVHAFKARDRDHAQAKEIFAKVREMMQRIKEEGYAVDTGFALHDEEEEGKAEELAVHSERLAVAFGLINSASHGKPIRVYKNLRVCGDCHTALKLIAKVYDKVIILRDANCFHHMRDGICSCGDYW; translated from the coding sequence ATGAGGGCGCGCGGGGTGAGCAAGGAGCCCAGGTGGAGCTGGATGGAGGAGGGCGGAGCGGTGCACGCATTCAAGGCAAGGGACAGGGACCACGCACAGGCGAAGGAGATCTTTGCCAAGGTGAGGGAGATGATGCAGAGGATCAAGGAGGAGGGTTACGCGGTCGACACAGGGTTTGCTTTGCAcgacgaggaggaggaggggaagGCAGAGGAACTGGCGGTGCACAGCGAGAGGCTGGCCGTGGCCTTTGGACTCATCAACTCCGCTTCCCATGGTAAGCCTATAAGGGTGTACAAGAATCTGCGTGTTTGCGGCGACTGCCACACCGCGCTCAAACTAATCGCTAAGGTGTATGACAAGGTAATCATTCTGAGAGATGCCAATTGCTTCCATCACATGAGGGATGGGATCTGTTCTTGTGGTGATTATTGGTGA